CTCGGCGTAGTCGACCGCCGACTCCGGGCCGGTGAAGTCGATCACGACCGTCGGCTCTCGTTCGGTCAGCAGCGAGTCGAACGCCTCGGCCGACTCGATGTCGACGTCTTGGACGGTTCGATCGGCGGGATCGCGGTTGACGGCGAAGACGACCTCGCACTCGTCGTGGTCGGCGGCGGCGATCACCGCTCGACCCATTCGGCCGGTCGCGCCGGTGACGCCGACGCGGACCGTCATCGGTTCGCCCCCGCGTCGGGAATCGACGCCGACTCGCGCTCGAGGTCCTCGAGTACGGCCTCGAGGTCCGCTCGATACTCCTCGGAGAGGCGAGAGAGCGGCGATCGCATGCGTGCGGGGCCGTAGCCGCGGATCTCCATAGCTTCCTTGACCGGAATCGGATTCGTCTCGACGAACAGCTCGCGGAAGAGGGGGCCGAGTTCGTGGTGGATGTTGCGTGCGCGCTCGTAGTCGCCGTCGAGGGCGGCCCCGACCATCGCGCAGGTTAGTTCGGGCTCGATGTTCGCTGCGACGCTGATCGTTCCGGTGCCGCCGACGGAGATCGTCGGCAGAGTGAGCGCGTCGTCACCGGAGAGGACGGCGAACTCCTCGTCGTTCGTTCGTTCTGCGATCTCGCCGATCTGTCCCAGGTCGCCGCTCGCGGCCTTGTAGCCCGCGATGTTCTCGTGGGATGCGAGTTCGACCGCCGTGTCGGGCTCGATGTTCCGACCCGTCCGGGAGGGGACGTTGTAGACGATCTGGGGCAGATCGACGGCGTCCGCGATCGTCCGGTAGTGGTCGACCAGCCCGCGCTGTTCGGGCTTGTTGTAGTACGGCGATATCAACAGGAGGCCGTCGGCCCCAGCCTCGACCGATCGCTCGGAGAGTTCCAGGGCCTCTCGGGTGTTGTTCGAGCCCGAGCCCGCGATAACGGGAACGTCGTCGACGGCCTCGATTACGGCCTCGACGACCTGGACGTGTTCGTCGTGGGTCAGTGTCGCCGACTCTCCCGTGGAGCCGACGGGGACGAGCCCGTCGACGCCCGCGGCCTCGAGGCGCTGTGCGTCGGTCTGCAGTGTTTCGAAGTCGATCTGTTCGTCGTCGTCGAAGGGCGTACACATCGCCGGAAAGACGCCCGAAAGGTCGAGTGCTGTCATGGTTGTCGTCTGGTGGTGGAGTGGTCAATCGGTTTCGCTATCGTCGGATATCGCCGGTCCTGCGCGTCCGAACCGCACCCGGGACGGGGACGCTACTCCCGCCGCGAGCGCACGCAGACGCGTTTAGGTTTCGAAAAACGAGGGGACACGCCGCTCACGACGCCGATATCGGATCGGTGAGCGACGCGGCACATACTGGGACCAGCTATCCGGACGGACTTATCGGTTGTGACTTCGGCACATCTGTCCGAGCCGCGGCTCCGAACCACTGGACGGCTCCGGATCCCCGGAGGTCAGATCACTGGTACGTGTGATCTCGGTGCACTCGTTCGGTTCGCTCGCCGCTTCCCGCGTCATTTATAGTTCTCGATTGCTAACCGGAGGGTATGCGAAACGCACAGCTGAAACTTCGGATGGCGCTGGTGGGAACCATCCTGTTCGCACTCTACTTTGGCGCCGCCCTGTTCTTCTCCGCCGCGTGGGGCGTCTCGCTGATTCCGGTGTTGCTCGTCAGCATCGTCGTGCTTCCCGCGATACAGTACAAGCTCGGAAAGTGGATGGCTCTCAGGGGAACCGAGGAGATGCCCGACGAGGGCCAGTACCGGCAGGTCCACCAGATGACCGAATCGCTCTCGCGCGATATGGGTCTCGAGAAGCCGAAGCTCGTCGTGCAGGATATGGGCGTTCCCAACGCCTTCGCGACCGGGCGAAAGGGAGCCGGGGTTGTCTGTGTCTCCAACGAACTCATTCAACTGCTCGAGCGCGACGAACTCGAGGGCGTGATCGCTCACGAACTCGCTCACCTGAACAACCGCGACACGATCACGATGATCCTGGGGCAGTCGGTGGGGATGGTCGTCAGCTACGCGGTCTTCTTCCTCCTGCGGGAGGACAACAACTTCTTCGTCGCCTACGCCGCCTCGATCGCGGCCCAGATGCTGACGATGATCTTCGTGATGGCGATCTCCCGGTACCGGGAGTACGTCGCCGACGACGATGCCAAACAGTACATCGGCAGCGGCGACCCCCTCGCACGCGCGCTCGAGAAGATCTCGAAGGGGTCGGAGGGTCGGGAGTCGAAGATCGACGACAACGTCAGCGCGCTCTGTATCCTGAACGTCGATCGGAGCACGTTCCAGAAGATTTTCTCGACCCACCCGCCGACCGAGAAGCGAATCGAGAAACTTCGGAACTGAACCGCCGTTCGGTTTCGTTCTGTCGCGTTCTGTCCGGCGTAGTCTGGCGGTTGGCGAGAAACCGACCGTTGTGAGAAGGGTTTTTACGATCGCACGTTACGGGTAAGATATGACCGAGATTCATCCGAACCAGCGCGTCGCCGTTCTCGTCGACGCGCAAAACCTCTATCATACTGCACAGAGCCTTCACAGCCGTAATATCGACTACTCTGCACTGCTCGAGAAAGGCGTTCAGGGCCGGCAGCTCACGCGTGCAATCGCGTACGTCATCCGTGCCGAAGCGCCCGAGGAGGAGAGTTTCTTCGAGGCGCTGGTCGACATCGGCTTCGAGACGAAGATCAAGGACATCAAGCGGTTCTCGGACGGGACGAAGAAGGCGGACTGGGACGTCGGAATGAGTCTCGACGCCGTCACGCTCGCCAATCACGTTGACACGGTCGTTCTCTGTACTGGCGACGGCGACTTCTCGAGACTCTGCTCGCACCTGCGTCACGAGGGCGTCCGCGTCGAAGTAATGGCGTTCAAATCGTCGACGGCCGACGAACTCATCGACGAGGCGGATTCGTTCCTCGATCTCGAGGAACGCCACGAGACGTTCCTGCTCTGATCGTCCCGGATCTTTCCTCACTCTGACTGGGCGTCACGAGCGACACTGACGAGCCAGGCGCCCGTGCCGACTGCCAGCGCCGAACCTGTCATAGCGTAGACTAATCCGTGCGATTCGAGGAGGCTGGGCCCGGCGAGCGTCAGACTGCTCACTGCCAGTAGCGTCAGTCCGAGCACAATCTGTGCGAGATCCATCCGACCGTTGAATACACCACGGACTATATAATATTCCTGATGACAGTCGTGAACGGATGTCTGTCAGCACGACACGACGATCCCGAAACGCCCTTCGAAGCCCGTCGGCGACACCAGTCGAAGGGCTTTCGACCCACCGCGGCAAACACCGGCCAATGAGCGACCCAGCCGACGGGAACGCGGGACTCTCGAGCCTTCGGACGATCGCAGACTACCAGTTCGGCGCCGGTGCTGGCGAGGCGCTCTTCCCACCCGAGGAGTCGCTGACGGTCAAACGCACCACCTCGGGACGTCCCCAGCAGGTCCACGACGAGACCGGCCGCCTCGTCTCCTTCGGCATCGACGGCCGGTTCACGCTGGGAATCGAGGGCGGACGCCGACTGGACGCCGCCCTCGACTACCCGGCCTACCGCGTGGTCGTCGACGACGAGAGCGAACCGTTCGTCCGCGACGAGATGAACGTTTTCGCGAAGTTCGTCCTCGAGGCCGGCCCCGAAATCCGCCCCGGCGACGAGGTCCTGGTCGTCCACGAGCGCGGCGAGGTGCTCGCGGTCGGGACGGCGGAACTCGACGCCGCGGCGATCGAAGACTTCGAGACGGGGATGGCGGTGAGCGTGCGCGAAGGAGTGCCCGCGGAGAACTGACGTTTTATCGAATCGCTCGCCGTCTGGCGCTGTGGCCGGGAGTGTGGCTCGAGCGCTGCGAGAGCCGCGTTCCCCGGGGAAGGGCAGGCTGTTCACCAACACTCGCCGCGAGAGCGCACCGGAGGTGCGCTCGAGCGGGCCGACGACCGATGTAGAGGCCCGAAGGGGTCGAACGAAGGCTCGGAAGCCGCAGCCCACGCAGCGAACGAAGTGAGCGAGTCGGAACGTCTTCCGGTGCTTTTGATCAACCTTTTGCCGAGGGACGCCGCGCTGGACGGCGAAGCCGCCAGCGCGGCAGACTGCAGCGTAAAAGGTTGGCGGGCCAGACCGCAGAGTAAAAGGTTGCGGGTGGCGATGTACCGGGTATGTTTGGAGGAGGCGGCGGAATGAACCCGCGCAAGATGGAACAGATGATGGAACAGATGGGAATCGACGTCGAGGACGTCGAGGCCGAAGAGGTAATCATCCGCACCGACGAGTTCGACCTCGTCTTCGACGACGCCGAGGTTACGAAGATGGACGCTCGAGGCCAGGAGACCTACCAGATCATCGGCTCGCCGGAGCAGGTCGAATCCGGTGCGGCGGGCGGTGCCGCCGCCGGCGATGCCGGTGCCGACGAGGAGAGCGGCTCCTCGATTCCCGACGACGACGTGGAGATCGTCGCCACCCGCACGGGTGTCAGCGAGGGCGAGGCCCGCGAGGCGCTCGAGGACAACGACGGCGACCTCGCCGCTGCAGTCGAGGACCTCGAGTGACACACGCGTGAGTGTCCCGGTCCTGCTGGTTCGCGACGACCGCGAGTACCTCGTCGAACCCGGCGAGGAGATGGGAACCGATCTGGGCGTGCTCGAGGTACCCGACGACGTCGAACCGGGAGAGACGCTCGAGACCCATCTCGGGAACGAGTTCCAGGTGCGGCGGCTTCGGGGACCGGATCTCTTTCATCACTTCGAGCGCACGGGCGCGCCGATGGTGCCCCGAGATATCGGCCTGGTGATCGGCGAGACCGGTATCTCGCGGGGCGACCGCGTGCTCGACACCGGAACCGGAACGGGCGTCCTCTCGGCGCTGATGGCCCGCGCCGGCGCGTCGGTGGTCACCTACGAGCGCGACCCCGAGTTCGCCGACGTCGCTCGAGAGAACATGAAACTGGGGGGCGTCGCCGACGCCGTCGACGTCCGGACGGGTGATCTCACCGAGGAAATCGACTCCCTCGAGCCGTCGTCGTTCGACGTCCTCACCCTCGATACGGGCGATGCACCGTCGGTGGTCGCGCACGCGCCCGAACTGCTGGTCGACGGCGGCTTCGTCGCGGTCTACAGTCCGTTCATCGAGTCGACCAGAGAGGTCGTCGAGACCGCTCGAGAGGCGGGCCTCTCGAACGTCCGCACGCGGGAGACGATCCAGCGCGAGATGCAGTTCGACGACCGCGGCTCGCGACCGTCGACCGCTCCCGTGGGTCACACGGGATACCTGATGCTCGCTCGGAACGAGTAGCTCTCTTCTACTCCCTCCTCGACCGAAAACGGCCGGGAGTGGGCTCCGAGTACCGCGAGGAGTCCGCGACTCGGGGAAGGGCAGGCCGTCACACCGTTACCGACCGCGAGCGAAGCCGAAGGTTGAGAGAGCGGGCCGACGACTGATGTGGAGAGCGCTATGCGCTCAAAACGGAAGGAGGAGTGCTTTTGATCGAAATTTCACCGAGGGACGTCGCGGCCGCGGCAATACCGCGGCCGCGATAGACCGCAGTGTAAAATTTCGTTAGTTGTCGTCTTCGCGCCACTTGTACTCGCACTCGGTACAGATGAAAAATCGCGTTTCGGATTCGTCGGCGGCCCGGATCTGTTTCATGTACCAGTAAGCGCGGTCGTTGCCACACTCGGGACACTGCGCGTTGGTTTCGGGAAGCGACGTTTCTCCGGAGGATTCGATGACCTCGCTCGCTTCCTGATCTTCGGTTACCGTGTACTGCGAGGCGTCGCCCTTCGGTTTCGTGAAGCCGCAACTGCCGCACTCCCACGTCCCGTCTTCCGCTTTCATCATCGAACCGCATTCGTCGCAAAATTCCATCGTTACCCGGGATACGTCGACCGAGCGACTTAAGCGACCCGTTTGGGGCTGTCGTGGTCTCGGCGGCGGTCTCGTTCCGTAACCGACCGCGGACGGATTATCCTTCGCCCTCCGACTGGTATGGTTCGCCGACGGCTTCCCGCGGCAACACGTTGTGGAGCGCCGACACGAGATCGTCGGCGGATTGGAACTGATCCCTGTCACTGCGCTCGATCAGTTTTCCAAGGTTTCGTTCGCCGTCGGCGAGCAGGAGCGTGACGTCGTCGAATTCGCTCGCCGCGTCGTCGGCGTCGATCGGGTACTCGAGCGTGTCGAACGTCGCATCGATTCGGCTGAGTTTGACCTTCCGGCTCATACGACAGGGGAGGACGGCCGGCGTCTTGTAATGCAGTTCAGTTTGACCGGACTGTCACTCGTTCCGCTACTTTCGATTCGAAACGATAATCGGGGTGGATCACGCAGTCCGATTCGATGCGGCGTCTCGTTCGATGGGTCCTGGCACGATTTTCCGGCCTCGTCCGGCTGATACTCGCGCAGTTCGCCGTCGACAGACGGGTGCTCGCGCTCGCGTTCGCTCGAATGGCCGACGGGATCGGCAACTCCTTTCTGATCATCGTCATCCCGCTCTACGTCGCGGACGACGTCGTCGGCGGGATGACGTTCGGACTCGGCGAGGCGATGATCATCGGAATAATCCTCTCGCTGTTCGGGTTCCTTAATAGCTCGTTTCAACCCCTCACCGGTCGCTTTTCGGACCGGACGGGGAAACGAAAGCGATTCATCCTGATCGGTCTCGGCGGACTCGCGATCACGAACGTGGCCTACCTGTTCGCGGAGACGTACGTTTCGTTGCTGCTCATCCGCGGACTGCAGGGTATCAGCGTCGCCTTCATCATCCCCACGTCCGTCGCGCTGGTCAACGAACTCGCGACGACCGGCGACCGGGGCGGAAACATGGGCGTCTACAACACGTTCCGCCTGATCGGGTTCGGCGCGGGTCCCGTCGCCGCCGGCGGGATCGTCAGCGCCGGTCCCTACTCGCTTCCCGTCGGCTGGACGATCAGCGGCTTCGACGCGGCCTTCTACATCGCGGCGATCACGGCGGTGATCAGCTACCTGCTGGTAACGGTGCTGATCACGGACCCCGAGTCGACGGGGGCGAACGCCGCCGCGGATCTCTCGATCGACGTCTTCGACCCCACGGGACGGAACGTGCTCGACCCGATCTTTACGCTGGGGATCGTCTCGCTGCTCATGGCGACGGCGATCGCCCTCTTCGCGACGATCCAGCCGCAGGTCAACGCCCGCCTCGAGCAGGGGGCGACCTGGTTCGGTCTCCAGTTTGCGGCGTTCATCATCGCACAGATCGTGTTACAGACGCCGATCGGGCGGGCGTGCGACCTGTACGGACGGCGTCCGTTCATCTTCCTCGGAATGGTAATCCTGGTGCCGTCGACGCTCGCCCAGGGGCTGGTCACCACCTCGGAGACCATGTTCCTGGCTCGACTCGCACAGGGAATCGCCGGGGCGATGGTGTTCGCGCCGGCGCTGGCGCTGGCCGGCGACCTCGCGGGGGAGGGCGAGTCCGGATCGAAGCTCTCGGTGCTCACGATGGCCTTCGGCTTCGGGATCGCGATCGGTCCCCTCTCCTCCGGCGCGCTGATCAGCTACGGGTTCGAGGTTCCGTTCATCTTCGGGACCGTGCTCGCAGCGTTCGGAGCGATTCTCGTCTACACGCAGGTCGAGGAGACTCTCGAGACGACGGCGTCGGTGCCGGTCGTCGGCGACGACTGACCGGCGCTCGGCGCGGTACTCGCATCTCGGTCGCGGCCACTCGATCGGTGTGTCAGATCGAACTCGCGGACGGGGCGTCGTCGAGCGCGAACGACGATCGTCGGGAAAGAAAGACTGGTACAGGAACGGCGCCGTCCGTGTCCAGCTATCAGAGATCGACGCCGATGTCGTCCATCAGGTCATCG
This DNA window, taken from Natronococcus sp. CG52, encodes the following:
- a CDS encoding transcription factor S; amino-acid sequence: MEFCDECGSMMKAEDGTWECGSCGFTKPKGDASQYTVTEDQEASEVIESSGETSLPETNAQCPECGNDRAYWYMKQIRAADESETRFFICTECEYKWREDDN
- a CDS encoding nascent polypeptide-associated complex protein — encoded protein: MFGGGGGMNPRKMEQMMEQMGIDVEDVEAEEVIIRTDEFDLVFDDAEVTKMDARGQETYQIIGSPEQVESGAAGGAAAGDAGADEESGSSIPDDDVEIVATRTGVSEGEAREALEDNDGDLAAAVEDLE
- the dapA gene encoding 4-hydroxy-tetrahydrodipicolinate synthase, which produces MTALDLSGVFPAMCTPFDDDEQIDFETLQTDAQRLEAAGVDGLVPVGSTGESATLTHDEHVQVVEAVIEAVDDVPVIAGSGSNNTREALELSERSVEAGADGLLLISPYYNKPEQRGLVDHYRTIADAVDLPQIVYNVPSRTGRNIEPDTAVELASHENIAGYKAASGDLGQIGEIAERTNDEEFAVLSGDDALTLPTISVGGTGTISVAANIEPELTCAMVGAALDGDYERARNIHHELGPLFRELFVETNPIPVKEAMEIRGYGPARMRSPLSRLSEEYRADLEAVLEDLERESASIPDAGANR
- a CDS encoding LabA-like NYN domain-containing protein, whose product is MTEIHPNQRVAVLVDAQNLYHTAQSLHSRNIDYSALLEKGVQGRQLTRAIAYVIRAEAPEEESFFEALVDIGFETKIKDIKRFSDGTKKADWDVGMSLDAVTLANHVDTVVLCTGDGDFSRLCSHLRHEGVRVEVMAFKSSTADELIDEADSFLDLEERHETFLL
- a CDS encoding PUA domain-containing protein encodes the protein MSDPADGNAGLSSLRTIADYQFGAGAGEALFPPEESLTVKRTTSGRPQQVHDETGRLVSFGIDGRFTLGIEGGRRLDAALDYPAYRVVVDDESEPFVRDEMNVFAKFVLEAGPEIRPGDEVLVVHERGEVLAVGTAELDAAAIEDFETGMAVSVREGVPAEN
- a CDS encoding MFS transporter, with translation MRRLVRWVLARFSGLVRLILAQFAVDRRVLALAFARMADGIGNSFLIIVIPLYVADDVVGGMTFGLGEAMIIGIILSLFGFLNSSFQPLTGRFSDRTGKRKRFILIGLGGLAITNVAYLFAETYVSLLLIRGLQGISVAFIIPTSVALVNELATTGDRGGNMGVYNTFRLIGFGAGPVAAGGIVSAGPYSLPVGWTISGFDAAFYIAAITAVISYLLVTVLITDPESTGANAAADLSIDVFDPTGRNVLDPIFTLGIVSLLMATAIALFATIQPQVNARLEQGATWFGLQFAAFIIAQIVLQTPIGRACDLYGRRPFIFLGMVILVPSTLAQGLVTTSETMFLARLAQGIAGAMVFAPALALAGDLAGEGESGSKLSVLTMAFGFGIAIGPLSSGALISYGFEVPFIFGTVLAAFGAILVYTQVEETLETTASVPVVGDD
- a CDS encoding DUF5789 family protein produces the protein MSRKVKLSRIDATFDTLEYPIDADDAASEFDDVTLLLADGERNLGKLIERSDRDQFQSADDLVSALHNVLPREAVGEPYQSEGEG
- a CDS encoding methyltransferase domain-containing protein; amino-acid sequence: MSVPVLLVRDDREYLVEPGEEMGTDLGVLEVPDDVEPGETLETHLGNEFQVRRLRGPDLFHHFERTGAPMVPRDIGLVIGETGISRGDRVLDTGTGTGVLSALMARAGASVVTYERDPEFADVARENMKLGGVADAVDVRTGDLTEEIDSLEPSSFDVLTLDTGDAPSVVAHAPELLVDGGFVAVYSPFIESTREVVETAREAGLSNVRTRETIQREMQFDDRGSRPSTAPVGHTGYLMLARNE
- a CDS encoding M48 family metallopeptidase produces the protein MRNAQLKLRMALVGTILFALYFGAALFFSAAWGVSLIPVLLVSIVVLPAIQYKLGKWMALRGTEEMPDEGQYRQVHQMTESLSRDMGLEKPKLVVQDMGVPNAFATGRKGAGVVCVSNELIQLLERDELEGVIAHELAHLNNRDTITMILGQSVGMVVSYAVFFLLREDNNFFVAYAASIAAQMLTMIFVMAISRYREYVADDDAKQYIGSGDPLARALEKISKGSEGRESKIDDNVSALCILNVDRSTFQKIFSTHPPTEKRIEKLRN